The following coding sequences lie in one Rutidosis leptorrhynchoides isolate AG116_Rl617_1_P2 chromosome 6, CSIRO_AGI_Rlap_v1, whole genome shotgun sequence genomic window:
- the LOC139853731 gene encoding mavicyanin-like, whose amino-acid sequence MVTADKTTTKTTIVVVTEMVARRWLKPYAYEAVEVAIGKVPKTLGKWRSVVAHTHFLGTKATDHYVGDAHGWDLPPNLFFYGIWSNGETFRVNDVLIFNFTTGAHNVAEVTKEAYDACDASKPIRIYTSGPANVLINSVEDHYFICGIPSHCKLFQKFLVEVKTDPMN is encoded by the exons ATGGTCACGGCAGATAAGACGACGACGAAGACAACGATAGTGGTTGTGACTGAGATGGTTGCCCGGAGATGGCTAAAACCCTATGCATATGAAGCAGTGGAGGTTGCCATAGGTAAAGTGCCAAAAACCCTAGGCAAATGGAGGAGCG TGGTTGCACATACACACTTTCTTGGCACAAAGGCCACTGACCATTACGTCGGGGACGCACACGGTTGGGATCTGCCACCAAATCTGTTTTTCTATGGTATATGGTCGAACGGTGAAACCTTTAGAGTAAATGACGTTCTCATATTTAACTTCACAACAGGAGCCCATAACGTCGCAGAAGTGACTAAAGAGGCGTACGATGCGTGTGATGCATCTAAGCCTATTAGAATATACACTAGTGGTCCGGCAAATGTTCTTATTAATAGTGTGGAAGACCATTACTTTATTTGTGGTATACCCTCGCATTGCAAGTTGTTTCAGAAATTTTTAGTCGAGGTTAAGACTGATCCTATGAATTAG